Proteins from a single region of Nakamurella deserti:
- a CDS encoding extracellular solute-binding protein has product MRYAGITWDHPRGRNALVAAADRERAAGSGLDIVWKAHSLEHFESFPIDELARDHDLIVLDHPHLGEALEHGSLIALDTVVDPAVLARWRSAAVGPSFASYAVAGAQWAVPLDAATQVAVSRTALLAAPPHTWEEVRALSAEVPVALSLAGPHAYLTFASICAAHDEPCDGDDLVSDEVALTVLDLMSELARRAPAGTAVANPIALLERLRSTTDIAYCPLVYGYVTYSSADVRFSDAPVATAGGRHGSTLGGTGLALSRRAVVTPELVRHIEWLMGDLAQTRFIPQHDGQPSARLAWLDPDLDESAAGFYRATLATVSDAWVRPRHAGFIRFQTEASAVVRDIVDGTTPPRAGLAALRDRYRHSLARTLPEKV; this is encoded by the coding sequence GTGAGGTACGCGGGCATCACCTGGGACCACCCGCGGGGGCGCAACGCCCTGGTCGCCGCCGCCGACCGCGAGCGTGCCGCCGGTTCCGGCCTCGACATCGTCTGGAAGGCGCACAGTCTCGAGCACTTCGAGTCGTTCCCGATCGACGAGCTGGCCCGCGATCACGACCTCATCGTGCTCGATCACCCGCATCTCGGGGAGGCGCTGGAGCACGGTTCGTTGATCGCCCTGGACACCGTGGTCGATCCGGCGGTGCTGGCCCGGTGGCGGTCGGCCGCCGTCGGGCCGTCGTTCGCGTCCTATGCGGTGGCCGGGGCGCAGTGGGCGGTGCCGCTGGACGCCGCGACCCAGGTCGCGGTGAGCCGGACGGCGCTGCTGGCTGCGCCGCCGCACACCTGGGAGGAGGTCCGGGCGCTCTCGGCGGAGGTGCCGGTGGCCCTGTCGCTGGCCGGCCCGCACGCCTACCTGACCTTCGCCTCGATCTGTGCGGCCCACGACGAGCCCTGCGACGGAGACGATCTCGTCTCCGACGAGGTCGCCCTGACGGTGCTGGACCTGATGTCGGAGCTCGCCCGGCGGGCGCCCGCCGGGACCGCCGTCGCCAACCCCATCGCCCTGCTCGAACGGCTGCGCAGCACCACCGACATCGCCTACTGCCCGTTGGTCTACGGCTACGTCACCTACAGTTCGGCCGACGTCCGGTTCAGCGACGCGCCGGTCGCCACGGCCGGTGGCCGGCACGGGTCCACCCTGGGTGGTACGGGGCTCGCGCTGTCCCGCCGGGCGGTGGTCACTCCCGAGCTGGTGCGCCACATCGAGTGGCTGATGGGTGATCTCGCCCAGACCCGGTTCATCCCACAGCACGACGGCCAGCCGAGCGCCCGCCTCGCGTGGCTCGATCCCGACCTCGACGAATCCGCCGCGGGGTTCTACCGCGCAACCCTGGCGACCGTCTCCGACGCCTGGGTCCGCCCCCGGCACGCGGGGTTCATCCGCTTCCAGACGGAGGCGTCGGCGGTCGTCCGCGACATCGTCGACGGCACCACCCCGCCGCGGGCCGGGTTGGCCGCACTGCGCGACCGGTACCGGCACAGCCTCGCCCGCACCCTCCCCGAGAAGGTCTGA
- a CDS encoding fumarylacetoacetate hydrolase family protein has translation MTTTTDRPVLAPDIPTTLPDDGCAGTLVGRVWRPEHGGPSPVLIRADGVFDLAASFATVRDLMETDDPAAAARGAAGERIGSLAELLANTPPAGRNPERPWLLAPIDLQAVKAAGVTFAVSMIERVIEERVHGDPDAAAAMRDQILSEIGVELGDLTPGSAEAQSLKQYLVAEGLWSQYLEVGIGVDAEIFTKAPVMAAVGTATAVGVLSTSSWNNPEPEVVLVVDSRGRIRGAALGNDVNLRDIEGRSALLLGKAKDNNASCAIGPFIRLFDATFDLDTVRSMVVSLDILGVDGFRVRGTSRMSQISRDPADLVAQLMGRHHQYPDGAILMLGTMFAPVDDRAEPGRGFTHRQGDVVAISSAELGTLVNQVQASEECDPWEFGIGSLMRNLAARSLL, from the coding sequence ATGACGACCACCACCGACCGACCGGTTCTCGCCCCCGACATCCCGACCACCCTGCCCGACGACGGCTGCGCGGGCACCCTCGTCGGCCGGGTCTGGCGACCCGAGCACGGTGGCCCGTCACCGGTGCTGATCCGGGCGGACGGGGTGTTCGACCTGGCAGCCTCGTTCGCGACGGTCCGCGACCTGATGGAGACCGACGACCCCGCCGCAGCGGCCCGCGGCGCGGCGGGGGAGCGGATCGGCTCGCTGGCGGAGCTGCTGGCCAACACCCCGCCCGCCGGCCGGAACCCGGAGCGGCCGTGGCTGCTGGCGCCCATCGACCTGCAGGCGGTGAAGGCCGCCGGGGTCACCTTCGCGGTGTCGATGATCGAGCGGGTCATCGAGGAGCGGGTGCACGGCGACCCGGACGCCGCCGCCGCCATGCGTGATCAGATCCTGTCCGAGATCGGTGTCGAGCTCGGTGATCTCACCCCGGGGTCGGCGGAGGCCCAGTCGCTGAAGCAGTATCTCGTGGCCGAGGGCCTGTGGAGTCAGTACCTGGAGGTGGGGATCGGCGTCGACGCCGAGATCTTCACCAAGGCGCCGGTGATGGCGGCCGTCGGCACGGCCACCGCGGTCGGGGTGCTGTCCACGTCGAGCTGGAACAACCCCGAACCCGAGGTCGTCCTCGTCGTGGACTCACGCGGGCGCATCCGCGGTGCGGCCCTGGGCAACGACGTGAACCTGCGCGACATCGAGGGGCGCTCCGCGCTGTTGCTGGGCAAGGCCAAGGACAACAACGCCTCGTGTGCCATCGGGCCGTTCATCCGCCTCTTCGACGCGACCTTCGACCTGGACACGGTGCGCTCGATGGTGGTGTCCCTGGACATCCTCGGCGTCGACGGGTTCCGGGTCCGGGGCACCAGCAGGATGTCGCAGATCAGCCGCGACCCCGCCGACCTGGTCGCCCAGTTGATGGGACGCCACCACCAGTACCCCGACGGCGCGATCCTGATGCTGGGAACCATGTTCGCGCCGGTGGACGACCGTGCCGAGCCCGGACGCGGGTTCACCCACCGGCAGGGCGACGTGGTCGCCATCTCGTCGGCCGAGCTGGGTACGCTGGTCAACCAGGTCCAGGCCAGCGAGGAGTGTGACCCGTGGGAGTTCGGGATCGGGTCCCTGATGCGCAACCTCGCCGCGCGAAGCCTGCTGTGA
- a CDS encoding enoyl-CoA hydratase/isomerase family protein, producing MTTDPALPDLGTDEIRLELHGLVAVVTIDRPRKLNSVTQEMSDALVVAMTWANDHDDVRAVILTGAGDRAFCAGSDIRTLDKYATPWQFRNREDYCDALRRLRKPLIAAVNGYAFGGGLETAMTCDIRIASETASFAAPEIKLGWIGGGGMSTFLAHSIGASNAAVMLMTGDPIDAARALTWGLVSEIVPPERLLPRARELAAVIASRPPIAAETAKANLRAAYNLPQEEAIRYERDLQTVTFATADADEGRAAFAEKRPATFHRR from the coding sequence ATGACGACTGACCCCGCGCTCCCGGATCTCGGCACCGACGAGATCCGGCTGGAACTCCACGGTCTGGTGGCCGTGGTGACGATCGACCGGCCGCGCAAGCTGAACTCGGTGACCCAGGAGATGTCCGACGCGCTGGTCGTCGCGATGACCTGGGCCAACGACCACGACGACGTCCGCGCGGTCATCCTGACCGGGGCCGGCGACCGGGCGTTCTGCGCCGGGTCGGACATCCGGACGCTGGACAAGTACGCCACGCCCTGGCAGTTCCGCAACCGCGAGGACTACTGCGACGCCCTGCGCCGGCTGCGCAAGCCGCTGATCGCCGCGGTCAACGGCTACGCCTTCGGCGGCGGCCTCGAGACCGCGATGACCTGCGACATCCGGATCGCCTCCGAGACGGCGTCCTTCGCCGCCCCCGAGATCAAGCTCGGCTGGATCGGCGGCGGCGGGATGAGCACCTTCCTGGCGCACTCTATCGGTGCCAGTAACGCGGCCGTGATGCTGATGACCGGTGATCCGATCGACGCCGCCCGCGCGCTGACCTGGGGACTGGTCTCGGAGATCGTCCCGCCGGAGCGGCTGCTGCCGCGGGCCCGGGAACTGGCCGCCGTCATCGCCTCCCGGCCGCCGATCGCCGCGGAGACCGCCAAGGCCAACCTCCGCGCGGCGTACAACCTGCCGCAGGAGGAGGCCATCCGGTACGAGCGGGACCTGCAGACCGTCACCTTCGCCACGGCCGACGCCGACGAGGGCCGCGCCGCCTTCGCCGAGAAGCGTCCGGCCACGTTCCACCGCCGCTGA
- a CDS encoding sugar phosphate isomerase/epimerase family protein has product MIQVGIFSGYFPYDLETTAKTIRNLGFNTVQLDLHFKDVDLSAGQITKEKAKRVADTFRDHDLPVCAISGYTNIVHPDLEHRRSNVERLKEIIRNARDFGSAYVISESGTFNPDSEWDHDPHNRTEDAYEQVRDVLAELAQEAYDHGATFLLETYVNNVIGSVRETVRVFNDIRSPGLDLVSDPTNYFDENNIDDMDAVLNEVFDTLGDRVRIAHAKDVKRAGDDKSEKHADIGDDDALASHTFRGVGEIELPAAGLGSLNYDLYLQRLSERNPNVPLIIEHLDESDVPRAKKFVTDTLKAYSI; this is encoded by the coding sequence ATGATCCAGGTAGGAATCTTCAGCGGGTACTTCCCCTACGACCTCGAGACCACTGCGAAGACGATCCGCAACCTCGGCTTCAACACCGTTCAGCTGGACCTGCACTTCAAGGACGTCGACCTGTCGGCGGGCCAGATCACCAAGGAGAAGGCCAAGCGGGTCGCCGACACCTTCCGCGACCACGACCTCCCGGTCTGCGCCATCTCCGGCTACACCAACATCGTGCACCCCGACCTCGAGCACCGACGGAGCAACGTCGAGCGGTTGAAGGAGATCATCCGCAACGCCCGTGATTTCGGCAGCGCCTACGTCATCAGCGAGTCCGGCACCTTCAACCCGGACAGCGAGTGGGACCACGATCCGCACAACCGCACCGAGGACGCCTACGAGCAGGTCCGGGACGTGCTGGCCGAGCTCGCCCAGGAGGCCTACGACCACGGGGCGACGTTCCTGCTGGAGACCTACGTCAACAACGTCATCGGCTCGGTCCGCGAGACCGTCCGGGTCTTCAACGACATCCGCAGTCCTGGACTGGATCTGGTGTCGGACCCGACGAACTACTTCGACGAGAACAACATCGACGACATGGACGCCGTGCTCAACGAGGTGTTCGACACCCTCGGCGACCGGGTGCGCATCGCCCACGCCAAGGACGTCAAGCGCGCCGGGGACGACAAGAGCGAGAAGCACGCCGACATCGGCGACGACGACGCCCTGGCGTCGCACACCTTCCGGGGCGTCGGCGAGATCGAGTTGCCCGCTGCCGGTCTGGGGTCGCTCAACTACGACCTGTACCTCCAGCGGCTGTCCGAGCGCAACCCCAACGTGCCGCTGATCATCGAGCACCTCGACGAATCGGACGTGCCGCGCGCGAAGAAGTTCGTGACCGACACACTCAAGGCCTACAGCATCTGA
- a CDS encoding LacI family DNA-binding transcriptional regulator, with protein MTAAVTGPVTAPGPAATDEPVDASRPTRRSTHVVTLDDVARHAQVSPQTVSRSIRAPEQVSVHTLERVRRSIIATGYVPNLAASNLASNRSMTVAAIVPDVSASVFADALHGLEEVLAPSGYHLFIGSTGYRPDHEEDLVRAFLGRRPDGFFIVGTTHTDRTTRMLQESRVPTVETWEMSETPIDSVVGFSNRDAARAVVQYAADRGYRHPTFAGSLQTGDFRAARRRDAFIEAVPELFPGEPVRVVDSGTQKVDLDTGRLLLHMTRSLHPETDVLLFASDVFAAGAILEAARRGIRIPDDLAVTGFGDFELARHLLPTLTTVSVPNRRIGTVAGTVLLDRMSGRTSDVSIVDLDFSIVARESA; from the coding sequence GTGACCGCTGCGGTGACCGGTCCGGTGACCGCCCCCGGGCCGGCGGCGACCGACGAGCCGGTCGACGCCTCCCGACCCACCCGGCGCTCCACCCACGTCGTCACCCTCGACGACGTCGCCCGGCACGCGCAGGTGTCCCCGCAGACGGTGTCCCGGTCCATCCGCGCCCCCGAGCAGGTCTCGGTGCACACCCTGGAGCGGGTGCGGCGGTCCATCATCGCCACCGGCTACGTCCCGAACCTGGCCGCTTCCAACCTGGCGTCCAACCGCAGCATGACCGTGGCGGCCATCGTCCCCGACGTCTCGGCCAGCGTGTTCGCCGACGCGCTGCACGGCCTGGAGGAGGTGCTCGCGCCGTCGGGCTACCACCTGTTCATCGGCTCCACCGGATACCGGCCCGACCACGAGGAGGACCTCGTCCGGGCGTTCCTGGGCCGGCGGCCGGACGGCTTCTTCATCGTCGGCACCACCCACACCGACCGGACGACCCGGATGCTCCAGGAGTCGCGGGTGCCCACGGTGGAGACCTGGGAGATGAGCGAGACGCCCATCGACTCCGTGGTCGGCTTCTCCAACCGCGACGCCGCCCGGGCCGTGGTCCAGTACGCCGCCGACCGCGGCTACCGCCATCCCACCTTCGCCGGGTCGCTGCAGACCGGCGACTTCCGCGCGGCCCGCCGCCGGGACGCGTTCATCGAGGCGGTTCCCGAGCTGTTCCCCGGCGAGCCCGTCCGGGTGGTCGACTCCGGGACCCAGAAAGTGGACCTGGACACCGGGCGGCTGTTGCTGCACATGACCCGGTCACTGCACCCGGAGACCGACGTGCTGTTGTTCGCCAGCGACGTCTTCGCCGCCGGCGCCATCCTGGAGGCCGCCCGCCGGGGCATCCGGATCCCCGACGACCTCGCGGTCACCGGCTTCGGTGACTTCGAGCTGGCCCGTCACCTGCTGCCCACCCTCACCACGGTCTCGGTGCCCAACCGGCGGATCGGCACCGTGGCCGGCACCGTCCTGCTCGACCGGATGTCCGGACGGACCTCCGACGTGAGCATCGTCGACCTCGACTTCTCGATCGTCGCGCGCGAGAGCGCGTGA
- a CDS encoding aldose 1-epimerase family protein, with translation MGDGVTYEVFGNRLSRRELAARTGDVSAVAGIRSVVLDDGVQRGVRAIDLRTSSGLEIEVLIDRAMDLGSARLRGVPFGWRSGNGFRHPGLHEHSDEGGLSWLRAVDGLLVSGGLDHTLFGGTVDATRYAYPPKDTVSHGLHGRLTAIPARLLEAREVVDGDRWVLRVVGEVVQATSFGEHLRLTRTIEVDIDGRELRLHDVVDNLGFEPTPHMFLYHFNFGWPIVDEGTEFVAPIRRHLWASDSVAEQGTSYRTMPAPQLHFVEQVSEHELVAGPDGRHRVALLRGDRTLGVEVAWDAAGMPCFFEWQNLRSGQYAVGLEPSTHHVAGDSAAREDGSMIWLEHGDAREYRTTIRFLDGAAEVDAVRAAVRAAGDQPA, from the coding sequence ATGGGTGATGGAGTGACGTACGAGGTCTTCGGGAACCGGCTGAGCCGGCGGGAACTCGCCGCCCGCACCGGTGACGTGTCCGCGGTCGCCGGGATCCGCTCGGTGGTCCTGGACGACGGGGTGCAGCGCGGGGTGCGCGCGATCGACCTGCGCACCTCGTCGGGTCTGGAGATCGAGGTGCTGATCGACCGGGCCATGGATCTCGGCTCGGCGCGGCTGCGGGGCGTGCCCTTCGGCTGGCGGTCGGGTAACGGCTTCCGTCATCCCGGGCTGCACGAACACTCCGACGAGGGCGGCCTGTCGTGGCTGCGCGCCGTGGACGGGCTGCTGGTGTCCGGGGGGCTGGACCACACGCTCTTCGGTGGGACGGTGGACGCCACCCGGTACGCCTACCCGCCGAAGGACACGGTGTCCCACGGCCTGCACGGGAGGCTGACCGCGATCCCGGCCCGCCTGCTGGAGGCGAGGGAGGTGGTCGACGGCGACCGGTGGGTGCTGCGTGTGGTGGGCGAGGTCGTCCAGGCCACCTCGTTCGGCGAACACCTGCGCCTCACCCGGACCATCGAGGTCGACATCGACGGCCGCGAACTGCGGCTGCACGACGTGGTGGACAACCTCGGCTTCGAGCCAACGCCCCACATGTTCCTGTACCACTTCAACTTCGGGTGGCCGATCGTGGACGAGGGCACGGAGTTCGTGGCCCCGATCCGCCGGCACCTGTGGGCCTCGGACTCCGTCGCCGAACAGGGCACCTCCTACCGGACCATGCCCGCACCGCAGCTGCATTTCGTCGAACAGGTCAGCGAGCACGAGCTCGTGGCCGGGCCGGACGGTCGGCACCGGGTCGCGCTGCTGCGCGGTGACCGCACGCTGGGGGTCGAGGTCGCCTGGGACGCCGCCGGGATGCCGTGCTTCTTCGAGTGGCAGAACCTGCGCAGTGGGCAGTACGCCGTCGGCCTGGAGCCCTCGACGCACCACGTCGCCGGCGACTCCGCCGCCCGCGAGGACGGATCGATGATCTGGCTCGAGCACGGCGACGCCCGTGAGTACCGGACGACGATCCGCTTCCTCGACGGTGCGGCCGAGGTCGACGCCGTGCGGGCGGCGGTCCGCGCCGCCGGTGATCAACCGGCCTGA
- a CDS encoding CaiB/BaiF CoA transferase family protein produces the protein MTEPAAPTAAPEVLSGVRVLDCSIAMAGPFAAQRLGDLGADVIKVEPITGEWQRHAAAGGATGNRINVSFLSLNRNKRSIAVDLKSDEGRSILYDLVATSDVFLQNYRPGVAGRLGVDYETLRAINPGLVYVSMSGYGEDGPYRNRPGQDLLLQAMSGAMLSAGSHGTPPQPAGQYLVDAVTASTAFEGVLAALFHRERTGQGQLVTVNMLDAITTLQMQELSVFTVGQVAQTRGQQPHAHVYIRAPYGAFATSDGFLALAMPELPLLGKVIGEDSFLSMDTEVDSWTHRDEIYERTAARLVERATAEWLEAFDAVGIWAGPVYDYQDLVDDPQIVHNGTFIEYDHPTEGRIRTPGFPYGMSVTPPRIDRGAPLAGEHTREILTELGVAPERIEQLVDGGVVAAEPAAAEATPDTMPAAGVAPAGQGGPA, from the coding sequence ATGACTGAACCTGCCGCACCGACCGCCGCCCCGGAGGTCCTGTCGGGCGTCCGCGTGCTCGACTGCTCGATCGCGATGGCCGGGCCGTTCGCCGCACAGCGGTTGGGCGACCTCGGCGCCGACGTGATCAAGGTCGAGCCCATCACCGGCGAGTGGCAGCGGCACGCCGCGGCCGGTGGTGCCACCGGTAACCGGATCAACGTGTCGTTCCTGTCGCTGAACCGGAACAAGCGGTCCATCGCGGTCGACCTGAAGAGCGACGAGGGGCGGTCGATCCTGTACGACCTCGTCGCCACCAGCGACGTCTTCCTGCAGAACTACCGCCCCGGAGTGGCGGGTCGGCTCGGGGTCGACTACGAGACGCTGCGGGCGATCAATCCGGGCCTGGTCTACGTCAGCATGTCCGGCTACGGCGAGGACGGCCCGTACCGCAACCGTCCGGGGCAGGACCTGCTGCTGCAGGCGATGAGCGGTGCGATGCTCTCCGCGGGCAGCCACGGGACGCCGCCGCAGCCGGCCGGGCAGTACCTCGTGGACGCCGTCACCGCCTCCACGGCGTTTGAGGGGGTGCTCGCCGCCCTGTTCCACCGCGAGCGCACCGGCCAGGGCCAGCTCGTCACGGTCAACATGCTGGACGCCATCACCACGCTGCAGATGCAGGAGCTGTCGGTGTTCACCGTCGGCCAGGTGGCGCAGACCCGTGGGCAGCAGCCGCACGCCCACGTCTACATCCGCGCCCCCTACGGCGCTTTCGCCACCTCCGACGGCTTTCTCGCGCTGGCGATGCCCGAGCTCCCGCTGCTCGGCAAGGTCATCGGTGAGGACTCGTTCCTGTCGATGGACACCGAGGTGGACAGCTGGACCCACCGCGACGAGATCTACGAGCGGACCGCCGCCCGGCTGGTCGAACGGGCCACCGCGGAGTGGCTGGAGGCGTTCGACGCGGTCGGCATCTGGGCCGGTCCGGTGTACGACTACCAGGACCTCGTCGACGATCCGCAGATCGTCCACAACGGTACGTTCATCGAGTACGACCACCCCACCGAGGGCCGGATCCGGACCCCCGGGTTCCCGTACGGGATGTCGGTCACCCCGCCGCGCATCGACCGCGGCGCACCGTTGGCCGGCGAGCACACCCGGGAGATCCTCACCGAGCTCGGGGTGGCCCCGGAGCGCATCGAGCAGCTGGTCGACGGCGGGGTGGTCGCCGCGGAACCGGCGGCCGCCGAGGCCACGCCCGACACGATGCCGGCCGCCGGCGTCGCCCCGGCCGGCCAGGGCGGGCCCGCGTGA
- a CDS encoding SDR family NAD(P)-dependent oxidoreductase, giving the protein MDRSAIVTGAGGALGRATALRLGADGFGVAVLGRRGAALDETAQLLDEAGVPVRVLEVDLRDAASIESAITATDRDFGPVGALINNAAIYPSTPFLDIPLTEYDDVVTVNQRGYFHAAQVAARGMVQRREGAIVNVGSITWHGGWSNLASYVSTKGAAVALTRALARELGPFGVRVNAVSPGAFPTKAEEIQGDAAEYAAHVIEHQAIKRRGTDAELAAVVSFLVGPDASFVTGQTINVDGGWVME; this is encoded by the coding sequence ATGGACAGATCGGCGATCGTCACCGGAGCGGGCGGTGCGCTCGGCCGCGCCACCGCGCTGCGACTGGGTGCGGACGGCTTCGGAGTGGCGGTGCTCGGCCGCCGCGGTGCGGCGTTGGACGAGACCGCCCAGCTGCTCGACGAAGCCGGCGTGCCGGTGCGCGTGCTGGAGGTGGATCTGCGCGACGCCGCGTCGATCGAGTCCGCGATCACCGCCACCGACCGGGATTTCGGCCCGGTCGGGGCGCTGATCAACAACGCGGCGATCTATCCCAGCACGCCGTTCCTGGACATCCCGTTGACCGAGTACGACGACGTCGTGACGGTCAACCAGCGCGGGTACTTCCACGCCGCCCAGGTGGCCGCCCGCGGCATGGTGCAGCGGCGCGAGGGTGCCATCGTCAACGTCGGCTCCATCACCTGGCACGGCGGCTGGTCCAACCTGGCCAGCTACGTCTCGACCAAGGGCGCCGCGGTCGCGCTGACCCGTGCGCTGGCGCGGGAGCTGGGCCCGTTCGGCGTCCGCGTCAACGCGGTGTCCCCGGGCGCGTTCCCGACGAAGGCCGAGGAGATCCAGGGCGACGCGGCGGAGTACGCCGCGCACGTCATCGAGCACCAGGCGATCAAGCGGCGCGGTACCGACGCCGAACTGGCCGCCGTGGTGAGCTTCCTCGTCGGGCCGGACGCGAGCTTCGTGACCGGCCAGACGATCAACGTCGACGGTGGATGGGTGATGGAGTGA